From Danio rerio strain Tuebingen ecotype United States chromosome 7, GRCz12tu, whole genome shotgun sequence, the proteins below share one genomic window:
- the rgs9bp gene encoding regulator of G-protein signaling 9-binding protein: MPLSNNKVADDGSSTQPLQEGKAMVDSLIKVVACYRHLASCVGGCTDSSSLRRDLRQTRERAQTLALSCRNHLTTRLRDKTLPEADRKEAEWLWVSFSSCLELLHADMSKVFAMAKHFSLANNSTMVQTGIQGGATEVAARALSLPDLQEAGAGTQTSSVEGQEQSQLEQEIAQVDRTLDDMEMKVNVLRWTVEAVGPQYTDPVSTDSTSLALLSMDEEAAQSFCSRSQMFAAMMLCGVAMFAVVLSVCVVFLV; the protein is encoded by the exons ATGCCACTGTCCAACAACAAGGTCGCTGATGATGGAAGTTCGACTCAGCCACTGCAAGAGGGAAAAGCAATGGTGGACTCACTCATTAAG GTGGTGGCGTGTTATCGGCACCTGGCCTCCTGTGTTGGTGGATGCACAGACAGCTCAAGCCTACGACGTGATCTCCGGCAAACGCGAGAACGAGCCCAGACACTGGCACTGTCCTGTCGAAACCATCTCACCACTAGACTGAGAGATAAAACATTACCAGAGGCCGATAGGAAGGAGGCAGAGTGGCTGTGGGTGTCTTTCTCTTCATGCCTGGAACTCTTACATGCAGATATGAGCAAAGTGTTTGCCATGGCCAAGCACTTCTCCCTGGCCAACAACAGCACCATGGTGCAAACAGGCATACAGG GGGGGGCGACAGAGGTGGCTGCACGTGCCCTGAGTCTGCCTGACCTCCAGGAGGCTGGGGCCGGTACCCAGACCTCTAGTGTGGAGGGTCAGGAGCAAAGTCAGCTGGAGCAGGAGATCGCTCAGGTGGACCGAACGCTGGATGACATGGAGATGAAGGTCAATGTGCTTCGCTGGACGGTGGAGGCTGTGGGTCCTCAATACACAGACCCTGTTAGCACTGACAGCACCTCGCTAGCACTGCTGTCCATGGATGAAGAGGCAGCTCAAAGTTTCTGCAGTCGTAGCCAGATGTTTGCTGCAATGATGCTGTGCGGTGTGGCCATGTTTGCTGTGGTGCtttcagtgtgtgtggtgttcCTGGTCTGA
- the mcur1 gene encoding mitochondrial calcium uniporter regulator 1, whose product MRCPHGRHLIAGISAFNGIRPNRSALLLPRVSHRVFRELSTSAQALQYDVKRSDMAKSGNRKLFFDTHAMVQLLEESGFMTQQAEVIVKMMVNITNSNMDIMYSDMATKTQQEIMLQKVMSHIAAVKKDMIILEKSEFSALLAENEKIKVELLQLRIQLADVINKRRADIILDLNIEKSRVKEMWADFNRKLIGTRNELLEMNSEQDRHVTQTNMKIDTEVAGLKTMLEAHKLDTIKYLAGSVFTCLTVILGFYRIWM is encoded by the exons ATGAGGTGTCCACACGGCAGACATCTGATCGCCGGCATCAGCGCATTTAACGGAATAAGACCTAATCGGTCTGCTCTTCTGCTGCCGAGAGTTTCACACAGGGTGTTCAGAG AGTTGAGCACTTCAGCTCAAGCTCTACAGTATGATGTGAAAAGATCCGACATGGCCAAGTCTGGCAATAGGAAGTTATTCTTCGACACTCATGCAATGGTCCAGCTGCTCGAGGAAAGCG GTTTCATGACCCAGCAGGCAGAGGTCATAGTCAAAATGATGGTAAATATCACTAACTCAAACATGGATATTATGTACAGTGACATGGCTACCAAGACACAGCAG GAAATCATGTTGCAGAAAGTCATGTCTCATATTGCTGCTGTGAAAAAGGACATGATCATTCTGGAGAAGAGTGAATTCTCTGCACTACTGGCGGAGAATGAG AAAATCAAGGTTGAGCTGTTACAGCTTAGGATACAACTCGCA GATGTAATAAACAAAAGGCGAGCAGATATCATTTTGGATCTGAACATAGAAAAAAGCCGTGTAAAGGAGATG TGGGCAGACTTTAACAGAAAACTTATTGGGACCAGGAATGAACTGTTGGAAATG AATTCTGAGCAGGATCGTCATGTGACACAGACCAACATGAAAATCGACACAGAAGTGGCTGGCCTGAAGACCATGCTGGAGGCACACAAACTGGACACTATCAAATATCTTGCAG GTTCTGTGTTCACATGTCTCACAGTTATACTTGGATTCTATCGGATATGGATGTGA
- the dph2 gene encoding 2-(3-amino-3-carboxypropyl)histidine synthase subunit 2, with product MTDAFSSSSEAVLQRSVTSTHSFHPSGDLLLLYQTPETCRFITSNHFKKVALQFPDELLPDAVRVSAEIEDKTKAKTYILGDTSYGSCCVDEVAAEHVGADCIVHYGSSCLSPCRRLPLLYVFGKRPIDVHQCASSFKELYPNLQSHIIVLFDVTYSHAIDDLRTLLCDVYPNVVVSRLKTDHSCGAELIQDSCVDLQSNDDGVIFKFGRQFRIKEGQTVNDYSIFYIGQEGLTLTNFMMSWNNCVFSSFNPETSTGRVESVQINKALMKRYYAIERAKDASVVGILVGTLGVANYLIIIEQLKDTIQRAGKKSYMFAMGKINVPKLANFLEIDIYVLVACPENSLLDSSEFYRPVVTPFEMELACNKHREWTGEYVTDFRELLPGGSSHVGFPEPSQSATEEETTDVSLITGALRSCSTNSSEMMHNSETSSLVLRNQTLTVANTNAAASFLAGRSWQGLEPKLGQTPVVKAVKGQRGIAIAYEEEGNEDASTQQKL from the exons ATGACGGACGCGTTCAGCAGCAGCAGTGAGGCGGTTCTCCAGCGCTCGGTCACTTCAACACACAGTTTCCACCCTTCTGGAGACCTTCTGCTGCTCTACCAGACACCCGAGACCTGTCGTTTCATCACTAGCAATCACTTCAAGAAG GTGGCCTTACAGTTTCCAGATGAACTGCTGCCTGATGCCGTCCGGGTATCTGCTGAAATAGAGGATAAAACCAAAGCCAAGACTTACATTTTAGGGGATACATCCTATGGCAG CTGTTGTGTGGATGAAGTAGCAGCAGAACATGTGGGAGCAGACTGTATAGTGCATTATGGGTCATCTTGTCTCAGCCCATGCAGACGACTACCGCTTCTGTACGTGTTTGGGAAAAGACCCATTGATGTCCATCAGTGTGCGTCATCCTTTAAAGAGCTTTACCCGAATCTCCAAAGCCATATCATAGTACTGTTTGACGTCACTTACTCACATGCTATAG ATGATCTCAGAACACTTTTGTGTGACGTCTACCCTAATGTTGTGGTGTCTCGTCTGAAAACGGATCATTCCTGTGGTGCTGAACTCATACAGGACAGCTGTGTGGACTTGCAGTCAAACGATGATGGAGTCATTTTTAAATTTGGCAGACAATTCAGAATAAAAGAAGGACAAACTGTTAATGATTACAGCATCTTTTACATTGGCCAGGAAGGCCTGACGCTTACAAACTTCATGATGAGCTGGAACAATTGTGTCTTTAGCTCATTCAACCCAGAGACAAGCACGGGTCGAGTGGAATCGGTTCAAATCAACAAAGCACTGATGAAGCGCTATTATGCCATTGAGCGGGCCAAAGATGCCAGTGTGGTGGGCATTTTGGTGGGCACCCTGGGTGTTGCCAACTATCTGATTATCATCGAACAGCTGAAAGACACTATTCAAAGAGCAGGCAAGAAGAGCTATATGTTTGCCATGGGAAAGATCAATGTTCCCAAGCTTGCGAACTTCCTGGAAATTGATATTTACGTGTTAGTTGCGTGTCCAGAAAACTCCCTGCTGGACTCAAGTGAATTCTACAGGCCTGTGGTGACTCCGTTTGAGATGGAGCTGGCTTGTAATAAGCACAGAGAGTGGACTGGAGAATATGTCACAGACTTCAGAGAGTTACTGCCTG GTGGAAGCAGTCATGTGGGCTTTCCTGAACCCAGTCAGTCTGCCACTGAGGAGGAGACCACAGACGTGTCTCTCATCACAGGAGCTCTACGAAGCTGTTCCACCAACTCATCTGAGATGATGCATAACTCAGAGACATCTTCGCTTGTCCTCAGGAATCAGACTCTCACTGTGGCCAATACTAACGCTGCGG CATCTTTTCTGGCAGGCCGCAGCTGGCAGGGACTGGAGCCAAAATTAGGGCAGACCCCGGTGGTTAAAGCTGTAAAGGGACAGAGAGGCATTGCAATCGCTTACGAAGAGGAGGGTAATGAGGACGCTTCAACACAACAAAAATTATAA
- the ncf2 gene encoding neutrophil cytosol factor 2, with protein sequence MSFVSTLRQWDEAVACVEQRDPDAALRIFLSIEEKNSKIAFNIGCLCLNNSDLDEAEKAFDGSIGKDEHLAVAFFQRGVTFYKKEKFEESLLDFQQAFKQLRGNQLIDYTPLGLRYKLYACEVLHNIGLAQAQLGKWEKAQENLLTALSLRADAKFSHIDHALDAILKHKLFPLVEVRAGLLFKPNKKYVAELEKRDYLGKAKVVASVVPADEFSGFAPLQPQIDNVPSIPKVPEVLRVLEGEPHTVLYEFVPETKEELAVLPGNIVFVLHRGTDNWASVVFNEKRGLVPYNFLEPLDIVTMTSKPVETEALNENDDIPAPPRRAAPSRPVAPEGLKTVNAKTVNTREFSGCVVKVHFQFTIAIAIAHGQPYGVILQMISSKLKLPASTLTLRYAKEGSAERVIIEDSEMEAVWNSAKDGRLTLWCSVTEGKSASHAKVVALYSYESSTPEDLEFKQGNVITVLSKVNDEWLEGQCNGKIGIFPSSFVEPLNGDPHTSAE encoded by the exons ATGTCCTTCGTAAGCACCCTTCGCCAGTGGGATGAGGCCGTGGCTTGTGTGGAGCAAAGAGACCCAGACGCTGCTCTCAGGATATTCCTCAGTATCGAGGAGAAAAACTCCAAGATCGCTTTCAACATCGGCTGTCTTTGTCTGAACAACAGTGACTTAGATGAAGCTGAAAAG GCTTTTGATGGAAGCATTGGCAAAGATGAACACCTGGCCGTGGCCTTTTTTCAGAGAggagttacattttataaaaaggaAAA GTTTGAAGAGTCTCTTCTGGATTTCCAACAAGCATTTAAGCAGTTACGAGGGAATCAACTAATTGATTACACACCTCTGGGGCTGAGATATAAACTTTATGCTTGTGAG GTGCTGCACAACATTGGACTGGCACAGGCGCAGTTGGGAAAATGGGAAAAAGCTCAAGAGAACCTTCTCACTGCTCTGAGCTTGAGAGCAGATGCCAAGTTCAGCCATATTGATCATGCGCTGGATGCCATTCTG AAACATAAGCTGTTTCCTCTGGTAGAGGTTCGAGCAGGGCTGCTGTTTAAACCTAATAAGAAATATGTGGCAGAGCTGGAGAAAAGGGATTATCTTGGAAAAGCTAAG GTTGTAGCTTCTGTTGTACCTGCAGATGAGTTTTCTGGTTTTGCTCCACTTCAGCCTCAA ATAGACAATGTTCCATCTATTCCGAAAGTTCCAGAAGTGCTACG GGTGCTGGAAGGAGAGCCACACACTGTTCTGTATGAGTTTGTTCCAGAGACTAAAGAGGAGCTGGCTGTGTTGCCTGGCAACATCGTCTTTGTTCTTCATAGAGGAACTGACAACTGGGCATCAGTTGTTTTCAATGAAAAG cgAGGTCTAGTGCCGTATAACTTTCTTGAACCCTTGGATATTGTTACAATGACATCAAAACCAGTCGAG ACTGAAGCATTAAATGAAAATGATGATATACCTGCTCCACCAAGAAGAGCAGCACCTAGTAGACCAGTGGCTCCAGAAGGCCTGAAGACTGTGAATGCAAAG ACTGTTAACACAAGGGAATTTTCCGGCTGTGTTGTAAAAGTGCACTTTCAGTTCACCATAGCAATCGCTATTGCACATGGTCAACCATATGGAGTCATTCTTCAGATGATAAGCTCTAAACTGAAGCTTCCTGCATCAACACTGACTTTACg GTATGCTAAGGAAGGCTCTGCAGAAAGAGTGATTATAGAGGACTCTGAAATGGAGGCTGTGTGGAACAGCGCGAAGGATGGCCGTCTTACCTTGTGGTGTTCAGTGACAGAG GGTAAAAGTGCATCCCATGCAAAGGTTGTGGCTCTTTACTCTTATGAGTCTTCAACCCCAGAGGATCTTGAGTTCAAGCAAGGAAACGTCATCACAGTTCTTTCTAAAG tCAATGACGAGTGGCTTGAAGGTCAATGCAATGGGAAAATAGGCATATTCCCATCATCCTTTGTTGAACCACTTAATGGAGATCCACACACATCCGCAGAGTGA
- the garem gene encoding GRB2-associated and regulator of MAPK protein 1 isoform X1 — protein sequence MDLGSMLYNSFNNITWSTTTLPLDRLISSYRLPQIVKLDSGESVEGLRENDYLLIHSCRQWTTITAHSLEEGHYVIGPKIEIPVHYEGQFKLLEQDRDIKEPVQYYNSVEEVAKAFPERVYVMEEISFNFKMASGESNEDTEVYNITLSTGDELTLMGQAELLYAKSSREKSRFNTIFKRIGKLNSISKLGRGKMPCLICMNHRTNESISLPFQCRGRFSTCSPLELQMQEGEHTIRTIVEKTRLPVNVMVPSSPPRNPHDLHLIREGHRYKLVNIQTKTVVVCCALRSNKILPVHFPLHVSTALPRLLVPEGLLQGESWFETVVHRWFTYCQEQFDIDDYSRAVRDVRVDWIEDGKSPKKSSAGGTGSGSAICNSSGSGSNGCPSHLHLPSSLSSARDELTQSFHRLSVCVYGNNLHGNSEENSSGSLKSDVPYEELWLDHVKNAGPVLDHNEGVRGNSLSSGCTTALPYPKAGPTSALLSADVNLPPPPVPPKSEAVKEECRLLNAPPIPPRSSKQAGSSSATVPYPSAKPRQKDTRSPSPTLSYYSSGLHSIGGEGESQIESDDQNHACYPCNWIRPDASESSKPLPCLNPSVNASFSRLSWPNDFCGADSYKGEDFQSLHCRSYSSYPRKRTPGTPKACPSGLLDFDKRANFEGKAVSSKVQQVTQSAQFCTKSTSYNMDMCRDKPTDECITKQSQSCPILPPRTPKCTDAKKDAEAATTDTADADAVELESKSCSPDGPHPGTTDVFSVSHPVATGLSWQPPSNLSGISIEEISKSLRFIGLSEDVVSLFVQEKIDGNLLLQLTEEILSEDFKLSKLQVKKLMQFINGWRPKM from the exons ATGGACCTTGGATCGATGCTGTACAACAGTTTTAACAATATAACATGGAGCACAACGACACTACCCTTGGACAGACTAATTAGTTCCTACAGACTGCCACAGATCGTCAAGTTGGACAGCG GAGAATCGGTGGAAGGGTTGAGAGAAAATGACTACCTCTTGATTCATTCATGCCGGCAGTGGACCACAATTACCGCCCATAGCCTAGAGGAGGGCCATTATGTCATCGGACCGAAAATCGAGATCCCTGTCCATTATGAGG GTCAGTTTAAGCTGCTCGAGCAGGACAGGGACATTAAGGAGCCTGTGCAGTACTACAACAGTGTGGAGGAGGTGGCCAAAGCTTTTCCTGAGCGAGTGTATGTCATGGAGGAAATATCCTTCAATTTCAAG ATGGCATCAGGAGAATCTAATGAGGACACTGAAGTGTACAACATCACACTAAGCACAGGGGATGAGCTGACGTTAATGGGCCAGGCCGAGCTCCTCTATGCCAAATCATCTAGGGAAAAGTCACGCTTCAACACTATTTTCAAGCGCATTGGCAAGCTCAACTCCATCAGCAAGCTTGGCCGTGGGAAGATGCCCTGCCTTATCTGCATGAACCACCGCACCAATGAGAGCATCAGCCTGCCTTTCCAGTGCCGCGGCCGCTTCAGCACCTGCTCCCCGCTGGAGCTGCAGATGCAGGAAGGAGAACATACTATTCGCACAATCGTGGAGAAGACCAGGTTACCTGTGAATGTCATGGTGCCCAGCAGCCCACCACGTAATCCTCACGACCTTCATTTGATCCGCGAAGGCCACAGATACAAGCTGGTCAACATCCAGACAAAGACAGTGGTGGTGTGTTGTGCGTTACGTTCGAACAAAATACTGCCAGTGCACTTCCCCTTACATGTGTCCACGGCACTGCCACGTTTACTGGTGCCCGAAGGGCTGCTTCAAGGAGAATCCTGGTTCGAGACGGTGGTCCACCGATGGTTCACTTACTGCCAGGAACAGTTCGACATTGATGACTACTCTAGGGCTGTCCGGGACGTGCGGGTGGACTGGATTGAGGATGGCAAGAGTCCGAAAAAAAGTAGTGCAGGTGGAACAGGAAGTGGGAGCGCTATCTGCAATAGCAGTGGAAGCGGGAGCAATGGCTGCCCGTCACATTTACATCTGCCAAGTTCTCTGAGCTCAGCTCGAGATGAGCTCACGCAGTCATTTCATCGCCTGTCGGTATGTGTCTACGGAAACAATCTCCATGGGAACAGTGAG GAGAATTCTTCAGGCTCTCTAAAATCAGATGTGCCCTATGAGGAGCTTTGGTTGGATCATGTTAAGAATGCTGGACCTGTTCTAGACCACAACGAGGGTGTCCGAGGAAACTCACTGTCCTCTGGCTGCACGACTGCACTGCCATACCCTAAAGCAGGTCCTACAAGTGCTCTGCTCAGCGCAGATGTCAATCTACCTCCACCTCCGGTGCCTCCAAAGTCTGAAGCT GTGAAGGAGGAGTGCCGGTTGTTGAACGCTCCACCAATTCCACCGCGCAGCTCTAAACAGGCAGGCTCAAGCAGTGCCACAGTGCCATACCCTTCTGCCAAGCCACGTCAGAAAGATACCCGCTCTCCAAGCCCAACGCTGTCCTATTACTCGTCTGGTTTGCACAGCAT AGGTGGAGAGGGCGAGTCTCAGATCGAGTCAGATGATCAGAACCATGCTTGTTACCCATGTAACTGGATCAGACCAGATGCCAGTGAAAGCTCCAAGCCTCTCCCTTGCCTCAATCCGTCAGTTAATGCCTCTTTCTCTCGCCTTTCCTGGCCAAACGATTTCTGCGGAGCTGACTCGTATAAAGGTGAGGACTTCCAATCTCTCCACTGCAGGAGTTACTCTAGCTATCCTCGAAAGAGGACTCCTGGAACTCCTAAGGCTTGTCCCTCAGGTTTGTTAGACTTTGATAAGCGAGCAAATTTTGAAGGGAAGGCTGTGTCCTCCAAGGTCCAGCAGGTTACCCAGTCTGCCCAGTTTTGCACCAAATCCACCAGCTACAACATGGATATGTGCAGAGACAAACCCACAGACGAATGTATCACTAAGCAAAGCCAGTCCTGCCCCATCTTGCCTCCAAGAACCCCTAAATGTACTGATGCAAAGAAAGATGCAGAAGCCGCCACTACAGATACGGCCGATGCAGACGCCGTGGAACTTGAGTCCAAAAGCTGCTCGCCTGATGGGCCACATCCTGGCACTACAGATGTATTCTCTGTTTCTCATCCTGTAGCTACAGGGTTGTCTTGGCAGCCACCAAGCAATCTATCAGGTATCTCTATTGAGGAGATTTCTAAGTCACTACGGTTCATTGGTCTGTCAGAAGatgttgtttctttgtttgtgcaAGAAAAAATTGATGGAAATCTGCTCCTGCAGTTAACGGAGGAGATCCTGTCAGAAGATTTTAAGCTAAGCAAACTTCAAGTGAAGAAACTCATGCAGTTTATTAACGGCTGGAGGCCCAAAATGTAA
- the garem gene encoding GRB2-associated and regulator of MAPK protein 1 (The RefSeq protein has 3 substitutions compared to this genomic sequence), giving the protein MDLGSMLYNSFNNITWSTTTLPLDRLISSYRLPQIVKLDSGESVEGLRENDYLLIHSCRQWTTITAHSLEEGHYVIGPKIEIPVHYEGQFKLLEQDRDIKEPVQYYNSVEEVAKAFPERVYVMEEISFNFKMASGESNEDTEVYNITLSTGDELTLMGQAELLYAKSSREKSRFNTIFKRIGKLNSISKLGRGKMPCLICMNHRTNESISLPFQCRGRFSTCSQLELQMQEGEHTIRTIVEKTRLPVNVMVPSSPPRNPHDLHLIREGHRYKLVNIQTKTVVVCCALRSNKILPVHFPLHVSTALPRLLVPEGLLQGESWFETVVHRWFTYCQEQFDIDDYSRAVRDVRVDWIEDGKSPKKSSAGGTGSGSAICNSSGSGSNGCPSHLHLPSSLSSARDELTQSFHRLSVCVYGNNLHGNSEVNLQGCVSLCGDCAPAEPPDADYLFPELQENSSGSLKSDVPYEELWLDHVKNAGPVLDHNEGVRGNSLSSGCTTALPYPKAGPTSALLSADVNLPPPPVPPKSEAVKEECRLLDAPPIPPRSSKQAGSSSATVPYPSAKPRQKDTRSPSPTLSYYSSGLHSIGGEGESQIESDDQNHACYPCSWIRPDASESSKPLPCLNPSVNASFSRLSWPNDFCGADSYKGEDFQSLHCRSYSSYPRKRTPGTPKACPSGLLDFDKRANFEGKAVSSKVQQVTQSAQFCTKSTSYNMDMCRDKPTDECITKQSQSCPILPPRTPKCTDAKKDAEAATTDTADADAVELESKSCSPDGPHPGTTDVFSVSHPVATGLSWQPPSNLSGISIEEISKSLRFIGLSEDVVSLFVQEKIDGNLLLQLTEEILSEDFKLSKLQVKKLMQFINGWRPKM; this is encoded by the exons ATGGACCTTGGATCGATGCTGTACAACAGTTTTAACAATATAACATGGAGCACAACGACACTACCCTTGGACAGACTAATTAGTTCCTACAGACTGCCACAGATCGTCAAGTTGGACAGCG GAGAATCGGTGGAAGGGTTGAGAGAAAATGACTACCTCTTGATTCATTCATGCCGGCAGTGGACCACAATTACCGCCCATAGCCTAGAGGAGGGCCATTATGTCATCGGACCGAAAATCGAGATCCCTGTCCATTATGAGG GTCAGTTTAAGCTGCTCGAGCAGGACAGGGACATTAAGGAGCCTGTGCAGTACTACAACAGTGTGGAGGAGGTGGCCAAAGCTTTTCCTGAGCGAGTGTATGTCATGGAGGAAATATCCTTCAATTTCAAG ATGGCATCAGGAGAATCTAATGAGGACACTGAAGTGTACAACATCACACTAAGCACAGGGGATGAGCTGACGTTAATGGGCCAGGCCGAGCTCCTCTATGCCAAATCATCTAGGGAAAAGTCACGCTTCAACACTATTTTCAAGCGCATTGGCAAGCTCAACTCCATCAGCAAGCTTGGCCGTGGGAAGATGCCCTGCCTTATCTGCATGAACCACCGCACCAATGAGAGCATCAGCCTGCCTTTCCAGTGCCGCGGCCGCTTCAGCACCTGCTCCCCGCTGGAGCTGCAGATGCAGGAAGGAGAACATACTATTCGCACAATCGTGGAGAAGACCAGGTTACCTGTGAATGTCATGGTGCCCAGCAGCCCACCACGTAATCCTCACGACCTTCATTTGATCCGCGAAGGCCACAGATACAAGCTGGTCAACATCCAGACAAAGACAGTGGTGGTGTGTTGTGCGTTACGTTCGAACAAAATACTGCCAGTGCACTTCCCCTTACATGTGTCCACGGCACTGCCACGTTTACTGGTGCCCGAAGGGCTGCTTCAAGGAGAATCCTGGTTCGAGACGGTGGTCCACCGATGGTTCACTTACTGCCAGGAACAGTTCGACATTGATGACTACTCTAGGGCTGTCCGGGACGTGCGGGTGGACTGGATTGAGGATGGCAAGAGTCCGAAAAAAAGTAGTGCAGGTGGAACAGGAAGTGGGAGCGCTATCTGCAATAGCAGTGGAAGCGGGAGCAATGGCTGCCCGTCACATTTACATCTGCCAAGTTCTCTGAGCTCAGCTCGAGATGAGCTCACGCAGTCATTTCATCGCCTGTCGGTATGTGTCTACGGAAACAATCTCCATGGGAACAGTGAGGTGAATCTTCAGGGTTGCGTGAGCCTATGTGGAGATTGTGCACCAGCAGAACCGCCTGATGCAGATTATCTGTTCCCTGAACTGCAGGAGAATTCTTCAGGCTCTCTAAAATCAGATGTGCCCTATGAGGAGCTTTGGTTGGATCATGTTAAGAATGCTGGACCTGTTCTAGACCACAACGAGGGTGTCCGAGGAAACTCACTGTCCTCTGGCTGCACGACTGCACTGCCATACCCTAAAGCAGGTCCTACAAGTGCTCTGCTCAGCGCAGATGTCAATCTACCTCCACCTCCGGTGCCTCCAAAGTCTGAAGCT GTGAAGGAGGAGTGCCGGTTGTTGAACGCTCCACCAATTCCACCGCGCAGCTCTAAACAGGCAGGCTCAAGCAGTGCCACAGTGCCATACCCTTCTGCCAAGCCACGTCAGAAAGATACCCGCTCTCCAAGCCCAACGCTGTCCTATTACTCGTCTGGTTTGCACAGCAT AGGTGGAGAGGGCGAGTCTCAGATCGAGTCAGATGATCAGAACCATGCTTGTTACCCATGTAACTGGATCAGACCAGATGCCAGTGAAAGCTCCAAGCCTCTCCCTTGCCTCAATCCGTCAGTTAATGCCTCTTTCTCTCGCCTTTCCTGGCCAAACGATTTCTGCGGAGCTGACTCGTATAAAGGTGAGGACTTCCAATCTCTCCACTGCAGGAGTTACTCTAGCTATCCTCGAAAGAGGACTCCTGGAACTCCTAAGGCTTGTCCCTCAGGTTTGTTAGACTTTGATAAGCGAGCAAATTTTGAAGGGAAGGCTGTGTCCTCCAAGGTCCAGCAGGTTACCCAGTCTGCCCAGTTTTGCACCAAATCCACCAGCTACAACATGGATATGTGCAGAGACAAACCCACAGACGAATGTATCACTAAGCAAAGCCAGTCCTGCCCCATCTTGCCTCCAAGAACCCCTAAATGTACTGATGCAAAGAAAGATGCAGAAGCCGCCACTACAGATACGGCCGATGCAGACGCCGTGGAACTTGAGTCCAAAAGCTGCTCGCCTGATGGGCCACATCCTGGCACTACAGATGTATTCTCTGTTTCTCATCCTGTAGCTACAGGGTTGTCTTGGCAGCCACCAAGCAATCTATCAGGTATCTCTATTGAGGAGATTTCTAAGTCACTACGGTTCATTGGTCTGTCAGAAGatgttgtttctttgtttgtgcaAGAAAAAATTGATGGAAATCTGCTCCTGCAGTTAACGGAGGAGATCCTGTCAGAAGATTTTAAGCTAAGCAAACTTCAAGTGAAGAAACTCATGCAGTTTATTAACGGCTGGAGGCCCAAAATGTAA